The Mauremys reevesii isolate NIE-2019 linkage group 1, ASM1616193v1, whole genome shotgun sequence genome has a segment encoding these proteins:
- the LOC120401061 gene encoding olfactory receptor 52I1-like, whose amino-acid sequence MGIPGLEASHVWMGIPFCSMYIIALLGNSMILLTVRLDQTLHEPMYYFLCMLAVIDLVMATSIVPKMLGIFWLNSVEIAFDACFTQMFFVHSVTAAESGVLLAMAFDRYIAICYPLRYQAILTHQKVTQIGLAILLRAALFMTPVTWMMKHLPYCGSNVIAHSYCEHMAVVKLACADPRASSQYCVVGSTLIVGTDTAFISVSYGMILRAVLRLAEKEARLKAIGTCGSHLCVMLLYYVPGMASIYTQSFGQGVARRTQVLLADLYLTLPPMLNPIIYSMRTKQVQDAVLKVFGPKTDPV is encoded by the coding sequence ATGGGCATCCCAGGGCTGGAAGCTTCTCATGTCTGGATGGGGATCCCTTTCTGTTCAATGTACATCATTGCGCTGCTAGGAAACAGCATGATTCTGCTTACTGTCAGGTTAGATCAGACCCTCCATGaacccatgtactatttcctgtGCATGCTTGCGGTCATTGATTTAGTTATGGCTACTTCTATTGTTCCCAAGATGCTCGGCATATTCTGGCTGAACTCGGTGGAGATTGCTTTCGATGCCTGTTTCACGCAGATGTTCTTTGTTCATTCCGTCACAGCTGCGGAATCAGGGGTGCTCTTGGCGATGGCCTTTGACAGATACATCGCCATCTGTTACCCTCTGAGGTACCAGGCCATCTTAACACACCAAAAGGTGACACAGATAGGCCTGGCCATTCTGCTGAGAGCTGCCCTTTTCATGACTCCCGTCACCTGGATGATGAAGCACTTACCCTACTGCGGCTCCAACGTGATTGCCCATTCGTACTGCGAGCACATGGCTGTGGTGAAGTTGGCCTGCGCCGATCCCCGAGCCAGCAGTCAATACTGCGTGGTTGGGTCCACGCTCATAGTCGGGACTGACACAGCCTTCATCTCCGTGTCTTACGGGATGATTCTTCGCGCCGTCCTGCGGCTTGCCGAGAAGGAAGCGCGCCTCAAGGCCATTGGCACCTGCGGATCCCACCTCTGCGTGATGCTGCTCTATTATGTTCCTGGGATGGCCTCCATATACACGCAGAGCTTTGGCCAGGGGGTGGCTCGCCGGACTCAGGTTCTGCTGGCCGACCTCTACCTCACCCTTCCCCCCATGCTAAACCCAATCATTTACAGCATGAGGACAAAGCAGGTGCAGGACGCCGTGCTGAAGGTATTTGGGCCCAAGACAGATCCAGTCTAA